One Phoenix dactylifera cultivar Barhee BC4 unplaced genomic scaffold, palm_55x_up_171113_PBpolish2nd_filt_p 001348F, whole genome shotgun sequence genomic window carries:
- the LOC120108473 gene encoding 60S ribosomal protein L8-like, with translation MGRVIRAQRKGAGSVFRSHTHHRKGPARFRSLDYGERNGYIKGVVTDIIHDPGRGAPLARVTFRHPFRYKHQKELFIAAEGIYTGQFVYCGRKASLMVGNVLPLRSIPEGAVVCNVEHHVGDRGVLARASGDYAIVISHNPDNGTTRIKLPSGSKKVVPSGCRAMIGQVAGGGRTEKPLLKAGNAYHKFRVKRNCWPKVRGVAMNPVEHPHGGGNHQHIGHASTVRRDAPPGQKVGLIAARRTGRLRGQAAATAAKSEKAA, from the exons ATGGGACGCGTGATCCGTGCCCAGAGGAAGGGAGCCGGCTCGGTCTTCCGCTCCCACACCCACCACCGCAAGGGGCCGGCCCGCTTCCGGAGTCTCGACTACGGCGAGCGCAACGGCTACATCAAGGGCGTTGTTACCGACATCATCCACGACCCCGGCCGCGGCGCCCCACTCGCCCGCGTCACCTTCCGACACCCCTTCCGCTACAAGCACCAGAAGGAGCTCTTCATCGCCGCCGAGGGCATTTACACCGGTCAGTTTGTCTACTGCGGCCGCAAGGCTTCCCTCATGGTCGGAAACGTTCTGCCGCTCCGCTCTATCCCCGAAGGTGCCGTCGTGTGCAACGTCGAGCACCACGTCGGCGACCGTGGAGTCCTCGCCCGCGCCTCCGGCGACTACGCTATCGTCATTAGCCATAACCCCGACAACGGCACTACCAG GATCAAGCTTCCTTCTGGTTCAAAGAAGGTTGTGCCAAGTGGTTGTCGTGCAATGATTGGACAGGTTGCTGGTGGAGGTAGAACTGAGAAGCCCCTCCTCAAGGCTGGGAATGCGTATCATAAATTCCGTGTGAAGAGGAACTGCTGGCCAAAGGTTCGTGGTGTTGCCATGAACCCTGTGGAACATCCTCATGGAGGAGGAAACCACCAGCATATTGGGCATGCATCAACCGTCCGCCGCGATGCCCCCCCTGGACAGAAGGTTGGTCTTATTGCTGCGAGAAGGACAGGACGGCTTCGAGGACAGGCTGCTGCAACTGCTGCCAAATCAGAGAAGGCTGCTTAG